Proteins encoded together in one Bacteroides ovatus window:
- a CDS encoding DNA cytosine methyltransferase, which produces MGNSIHPVVIDLFSGCGGLSLGLHKAGWRGLFAVEKCTDAFETLKYNLIDNKTDPHFQWPKWLPIKNWEIDTLLENYSFQLSNLRNKIDLVAGGPPCQGFSMAGRRKEDDVRNHLVHSYIKFIELVHPKMLFFENVKGFTQEFKKNKEKGIAYSHLVVEELEKLGYRTASQLVNFGDYGVPQKRTRFILVGLSESFFGASAKCKAELFFTQLQNARFDFLKAKGLRTGTTLSEAISDLLMSKGIVIDNEYTHFRFGKYNSIPLTAYQKFMRSNVNIKGPHPDSHRFANHNNNIIQRFQLLLDLTKKRRCSNIDNEIKRHFHINKHTIIPLDGNQKAPTITTLPDDYIHYCEPRILTVREYARIQSFPDDFIFKGKYTTGGKLRTKETPRYTQIGNAIPPLFGEQAGCILDKIINNRL; this is translated from the coding sequence ATGGGCAACTCTATACATCCAGTAGTGATAGACTTATTTTCAGGATGTGGTGGTCTTTCTTTAGGACTGCATAAGGCAGGATGGAGAGGACTCTTTGCTGTTGAAAAATGTACTGACGCATTTGAAACTTTGAAATATAACCTCATAGATAATAAAACCGATCCACATTTTCAATGGCCTAAATGGTTGCCCATAAAAAACTGGGAAATTGACACTTTATTGGAGAACTATTCATTTCAACTTTCAAATCTTCGAAATAAGATAGATTTGGTTGCTGGGGGGCCACCATGTCAAGGATTTTCAATGGCAGGAAGACGTAAAGAAGACGATGTTAGGAATCATTTAGTACACTCTTATATAAAGTTCATAGAGTTGGTTCATCCCAAAATGTTATTTTTTGAAAATGTCAAAGGATTTACCCAAGAGTTTAAGAAGAATAAAGAGAAAGGAATTGCTTATTCTCACTTAGTAGTAGAGGAATTGGAAAAGTTGGGGTATCGAACAGCTTCACAATTAGTAAATTTTGGCGATTATGGTGTACCACAAAAGCGAACTCGTTTTATTTTAGTAGGTTTATCTGAAAGTTTCTTTGGAGCTAGTGCTAAATGTAAAGCAGAACTATTTTTCACTCAATTACAAAATGCCCGTTTTGATTTCCTTAAAGCAAAAGGGTTAAGAACAGGAACTACACTTAGTGAAGCTATATCTGATTTATTAATGAGTAAAGGTATAGTAATAGACAACGAATATACACACTTTCGTTTTGGAAAATACAATTCTATACCACTTACTGCATACCAAAAGTTCATGCGAAGTAATGTGAATATAAAAGGACCTCACCCTGACAGTCATCGCTTCGCTAACCACAACAATAACATCATACAACGATTTCAATTATTGTTAGACTTGACGAAAAAACGTCGTTGTTCTAATATTGACAATGAAATTAAACGGCATTTTCATATTAATAAACACACCATCATACCACTTGATGGAAATCAAAAGGCTCCAACAATAACTACTTTGCCAGATGATTATATCCACTATTGCGAACCACGTATTTTGACAGTACGTGAATATGCACGTATTCAATCATTTCCTGACGACTTTATTTTTAAAGGGAAATATACAACAGGAGGAAAGTTACGAACAAAAGAGACTCCACGCTATACTCAGATCGGCAATGCTATTCCACCACTATTCGGTGAACAAGCTGGTTGCATTTTAGATAAAATCATAAATAACAGATTATGA
- a CDS encoding sensor histidine kinase produces MNLHFITNVQLKNIIGKDLINNDNIAILELVKNAFDANAKRTDISFVNLKNNDDLSIEKYSSRTSRLIIRDNGVGMDINDIKNKWLNIAYSEKKKKSYQHNRMMAGAKGVGRFSCDRLGEFLNLYTKKEESSEFILLQLNWRQFEVDDEKKEIQDVVLEYEILSTTELEMRGIKPFKHGVVLEIIKLRSQWVYWEQPKWNTEKLVNLRTYLERLINPNQAFEKNDFGIYLNAPEFEEENKNAEEKAKFIGRIENSVFEKLNFKATSIECEVQDNGATTLTTLKDKGETIFWIKEKNEFSDFIKDAKCIIFYLNPYSKAFFTKQTGIRPVNYGSIYLFLNGFRIPPYGEEGDDWLGLEFRKQQGYARFLGTRDIVGRIEVLDRDDYFRIVSSREGLVENECYKKLTNGFFNKTLKRLEKYVVDGLAWDSIPKDLNISDIEKKIISGAISENDLQYREDEITKKRRTYSSIHSIIAAKATDVIELYVNEELILNKIQEEKINSEREFEQLLSDFESKKIDGDALNRILQKKALENEDLQRQIKELSKYSTVDATTKAIAELQYYKSIVEKQTATILELQKRLREIDEQHRSEVYNLQQHLSSAIDEKFKEAQKRKEAEEYADKIKIEKEKEVQIERLKVEFYKKQSTPETDALIHHVKNNNSKIKQEINNLMANLNMMPIEKTYKNKLLESLFVILRLSNKSLKATDLILESDLSEADIQKINLPSFISGYLSTIDTKLKVHYKTKIEYFMVFGSKLDLALIIDNFLDNSEAWKAKNIWFSCYLQNDNMILNIYDDGEGLSQEFSNNPNEIFQFRKTGKNNGTGFGLYLVQESLRKMNATIIVDSPVNKTGMNFKIIFK; encoded by the coding sequence ATGAATTTACATTTTATAACAAATGTCCAATTAAAAAATATCATCGGTAAAGATTTAATCAACAATGATAATATCGCTATATTAGAATTAGTTAAAAACGCTTTCGATGCAAACGCCAAAAGGACAGATATTTCTTTTGTAAATCTGAAAAATAATGATGATCTATCAATAGAAAAATATTCTTCTAGGACCTCCCGACTTATTATCCGGGATAATGGTGTTGGAATGGACATAAATGACATAAAAAACAAATGGCTTAACATTGCATACTCCGAGAAAAAGAAAAAGTCTTATCAGCATAATCGCATGATGGCTGGAGCAAAAGGAGTAGGACGGTTTTCTTGTGATAGGCTTGGAGAATTTCTAAACCTATATACCAAAAAAGAAGAATCATCAGAATTTATATTATTGCAATTAAACTGGCGTCAATTTGAAGTAGATGATGAAAAGAAAGAGATTCAAGATGTAGTCCTTGAATACGAAATACTTTCTACCACAGAATTAGAGATGAGAGGTATCAAACCTTTTAAACATGGAGTGGTGCTAGAAATTATTAAGTTAAGAAGTCAATGGGTTTACTGGGAACAGCCAAAGTGGAATACAGAAAAATTGGTTAATCTAAGAACATATTTAGAACGTCTGATTAATCCCAATCAGGCTTTTGAAAAAAATGACTTTGGAATATATCTTAATGCCCCTGAATTTGAGGAAGAAAATAAAAATGCAGAAGAAAAAGCTAAGTTTATAGGACGAATAGAAAACTCAGTATTTGAAAAATTAAATTTTAAGGCAACAAGCATTGAGTGTGAAGTTCAAGATAATGGAGCCACAACACTAACAACACTCAAAGACAAAGGAGAAACTATTTTTTGGATAAAAGAGAAAAATGAATTTTCTGATTTTATAAAAGACGCAAAATGCATAATATTCTATCTCAATCCCTATTCTAAAGCCTTTTTTACGAAACAAACAGGCATTAGGCCTGTCAATTACGGCTCAATATACTTGTTTTTAAATGGATTTAGAATACCACCATATGGTGAAGAAGGCGATGACTGGTTAGGATTAGAATTTAGGAAACAGCAGGGATATGCAAGATTTCTAGGCACTCGCGATATTGTGGGACGCATTGAAGTATTGGATCGTGACGATTATTTTAGAATAGTATCAAGCAGAGAAGGTCTTGTAGAGAATGAGTGTTACAAAAAACTAACTAATGGTTTTTTTAATAAGACATTGAAACGTCTTGAAAAATATGTCGTTGATGGATTAGCATGGGATAGTATTCCTAAAGATCTAAATATTAGCGATATCGAAAAAAAAATTATTTCAGGAGCTATTTCAGAAAATGATCTGCAATACAGAGAAGATGAAATTACAAAAAAACGACGCACATACTCATCTATTCATTCAATAATTGCAGCAAAAGCAACTGATGTTATTGAATTATATGTTAATGAAGAACTCATTCTGAATAAAATTCAAGAAGAAAAAATCAATTCAGAAAGAGAATTTGAACAACTACTTTCTGATTTTGAATCAAAAAAGATCGATGGTGATGCATTGAATAGAATTCTACAGAAAAAAGCCTTAGAAAACGAAGATTTACAAAGACAAATAAAAGAGCTTTCTAAATATTCTACTGTTGACGCTACAACAAAAGCTATCGCAGAATTACAATACTATAAAAGTATAGTAGAGAAACAGACTGCAACGATTTTAGAGCTTCAGAAAAGATTGAGAGAAATAGACGAACAACATAGGAGTGAAGTTTATAATTTACAACAGCATCTCTCATCTGCCATTGATGAAAAGTTTAAAGAAGCCCAGAAAAGAAAAGAGGCTGAAGAATATGCAGATAAAATAAAAATTGAAAAAGAAAAAGAAGTTCAGATTGAACGTCTTAAAGTTGAATTCTACAAAAAACAATCAACTCCTGAAACAGATGCATTAATACATCATGTCAAAAACAACAATAGTAAAATTAAACAAGAAATAAACAATCTAATGGCTAATTTAAATATGATGCCAATAGAGAAAACATATAAGAATAAACTATTAGAATCTTTATTCGTAATTTTACGACTATCCAATAAATCATTAAAGGCTACTGACCTAATTCTAGAGAGCGATCTTTCAGAAGCTGATATTCAGAAGATCAATCTTCCGTCTTTCATCTCGGGTTATCTTTCAACCATAGATACTAAACTAAAGGTTCATTATAAAACTAAAATTGAATATTTTATGGTTTTTGGAAGTAAACTAGATTTAGCATTAATCATAGATAACTTTTTAGATAATTCTGAAGCGTGGAAAGCTAAAAATATTTGGTTCTCCTGTTATCTGCAAAATGATAATATGATATTAAACATATATGATGATGGTGAAGGATTATCGCAAGAATTCAGCAATAACCCAAATGAGATATTTCAATTTAGAAAAACTGGAAAAAATAATGGAACTGGATTTGGATTATATTTAGTTCAAGAGTCATTAAGAAAAATGAACGCTACAATAATTGTGGATTCTCCAGTAAACAAAACAGGTATGAATTTTAAAATTATTTTCAAATAG
- a CDS encoding very short patch repair endonuclease, with amino-acid sequence MDIWDKKKRSDVMAKIRSKDTKPEWIVRRYLYSRGYRYRKNVKGLPGTPDIVLRKYGIVIFIHGCFWHGHEVDGHIPHSNVDFWRKKIERNKQRDEHNKEALKKMGWKVMTVWECQLKSAVREKTLLEVEYWINHSYLERFKQKPFRIYDVEGASLPIVAEGYMKYGKPE; translated from the coding sequence ATGGATATCTGGGATAAAAAGAAACGTTCCGACGTTATGGCAAAAATCAGAAGTAAGGATACGAAACCTGAATGGATCGTTCGTCGTTACTTATATTCTCGTGGCTACCGTTACCGTAAAAACGTAAAGGGGTTGCCGGGCACGCCTGATATTGTGTTGCGTAAATATGGTATTGTGATATTTATTCATGGATGTTTTTGGCATGGTCATGAAGTTGATGGGCATATTCCCCATTCTAATGTTGATTTTTGGAGGAAGAAAATAGAACGGAACAAGCAGCGTGATGAACATAATAAAGAAGCTTTAAAAAAAATGGGTTGGAAAGTCATGACCGTGTGGGAATGCCAACTGAAATCTGCGGTTCGAGAGAAAACGCTTTTGGAGGTGGAGTATTGGATTAATCATTCTTATTTGGAACGTTTTAAGCAGAAACCGTTTAGAATTTACGATGTTGAGGGAGCTAGTTTGCCTATTGTGGCTGAAGGATATATGAAATATGGAAAGCCCGAATAA